The bacterium sequence AAATTAAAGACTTTCCATCTAACATAGAGGTTTTTTGCTGTCAAGGGAAAAGGGTCTATGCAGTGGACCGGTGGTGCGGTCTACCTGTCCGGCGCTGTGGGGGAGATGACATGGAAGAGACTGACGGATCCGGATTAGAAAAAAGAAAAGGTTAGTAAAATGGTGAAATCTTTGTGAAATCTATAGACAAGAGAGGCAAGTTGTTGTATACCGCTTTCAATTCATGGTCGGACCTTTGAGACCTGCACTATCAGTAATACGAATATAAAAAGTCGGTCCATAATACGAAGACAAGCAGTCAGTAATGCGGTCGGCGCAGCAAAACCGAACCGGCAAATATCCCAGAGGGAGGGCGCACGGTGGGAGAGAACGTCATTTTAGGGTTTTTGCCCATTTTGATCTACGTTGCCGTTGTCGTCGTACTCGGCGTTGGAATGCTCATCGGTTCGGAAATTCTGGGCCGCCTGGCAGGCCGACGCTACCCCACTTCCGAGAAAGAGTCCACCTACGAATGCGGCATGATCCCCTTCAAGGATGCCCGCCAGCGGTTCGATGTGCGCTTCTATCTGGTGGCCATGCTTTTCATCCTGTTCGACATCGAGGTAGTGTTTCTTTATCCCTGGGCGGTACTTTTTGGCAAGTTCAATCCGATCCTCTTCGGCTTCGTTGAGATGATCATCTTCATAATGATCCTGCTACTCGGCTATGCCTATATCTGGAGAAAGGGTGCACTGGACTGGCGATGAGCAAGAATCCTACAAAAATTTATAAGGGCCCCGGCCCAAAGGAAGCCAATATTCTCCTGACCTCCTCCAGTGTGGTTATGAACTGGGCCCAGAGGTCCTCCCTCTGGCCGCTGACTTTCGGCCTCGCGTGCTGTGCCATCGAAATGATCTCTGCCGCAGCCGCGCGGTACGACATGGCGCGCTTCGGTTGGGAAGTTTTCAGAGCCTCACCCCGGCAGGCGGACCTCATGATCGTTGCCGGTACGGTGACCAATAAAATGGCGCCGGTGGTAAAGAAGCTCTACGATCAGATGGCCGAACCAAAATGGGTTATCGCTATGGGGAGCTGTGCTACCTGTGGAGGAGTATTTCAGACCTACAGTGTGGTTCCGGGCGTCCATAACATCATCCCGGTGGATGTGTACATTCCCGGGTGCCCTCCCAGGCCCGAGGCTTTGATCCACGGAATCATGACCCTTCAGATGCAGATCGACGGTCAGGTCAACTTCGCTGCCAAGCCCAGAAGGATAGCGCCTGGATATATCGGACCTACCAAGAAGGAGGAAGCGGTTTGACAGTCGACTGGAACCGACAAAACTTCTCTGGGAGCGATCCGGAAAGCCACCCTGCTGTAACAGCCTTACGCAGGGAACTTCCTTCCGCAGTCCTGGAGGTGGGAACCTCCTGCGGCGAGGTCTGGGCAGTGGTAGCGCCCTCAGACTCCATTGCGGTCCTGACCTTGCTCAGGGACGATCCGGCCCTTCTTTTTAATTTTCTCTCCGATCTCACCGCTGTGCACTGGCCGAAGAGGGAAGGGGCCGAGTTCGACATCGTCCTTCAACTCTATTCGATCTCCCTCCGCCACAGGTTCAGGATCAAGGTGCGGCTGGCCGAAGGTGAGAGCACTCCCACAGCGAGCGGCGTCTGGAAGACGGCGGACTGGCTGGAGCGGGAGGTATACGATATGTTCGGGATCCGGTTCGAAGACCACCCGGATCCAAGGCGAATACTCAATCCTGATGGCTTCGAGGGGCACCCGCTCCGCAAGGAGTTTCCTCTCCAGGGCCGGGTACGATGGTAAGGGAGGTATAGGTGGCCAGGCAAGAGATCATGACCATCAACATGGGGCCCCACCACCCCTCCACCCACGGGGTCCTTCGGGTCATCCTTGAGTTGGATGGAGAGGTTGTCGTCAATGCCATCCCCGACATAGGGTACCTCCACAGGGGGGTCGAGAAGCTATCAGAGAGCAAGAAGTACCTGCAGGTACTTCCCCTCACCGACAGGCTTGATTACATCGCCGCCGGGAGCAATAACCTGGCGTATATTCTGGCGGTGGAAAAGCTTCTCGGGATAGATGTGCCGAGGAGAGCGCAGTACGTCCGTGTGGCCATCGCAGAACTTTCCAGGATCATGAGCCACCTGTTGTGGCTGGGTACACACGCCGCCGATATCGGCGCCGTAACCATGCTCATGTATACACTGCGGGAGCGGGAAGATGTCCTGGACCTCATCGAGGAAACCGCCGGGACCAGGTTGATGCCTACCTATTTCCGTCCTGGAGGGGTGGCAAGAGACATCCTGCCTGATTTCAGCGCCAAGATAACAGCTTTCGTGAACAAGATGGACATCAAGATCCAGGAGTACGAGAGACTTCTCACCAAAAACAGGATCTGGATGGGCCGTACCAAAGGTGTTGGTGTCATCAACCGCGAGGATGCCATCAGCCTGGGTCTCTCCGGACCGAGTGCCCGTGCCTCCGGTGTGGATTGGGATATCCGGAGGGACGAGCCCTACGAGATCTATGACGAACTGGAGTTTGATATTCCGGTCCTCCCCGAGGGTGATGTCTACGCCAGGTACCTGATCCGCCTTGAGGAGATGAGACAGTCTTTACGGATTCTCAGACAGATCGTTGAAAAGCTTCCGGAAGGCCCCTTTATCGAAAGCTCCGCCCGATATGTCTACCCTGAAAAAGCGCGTGTAAAGAAGTCCATGGAAGCCATGATCCACCATTTCAAACTGGTGATCGATGGGCTTGCACCACCTGTTGGCGAAGCGTACTCCACTATAGAGTCACCCAAGGGGGAGATAGGGTTCTACATTGTCAGCGACGGCAGCCCTAAACCCTACCGGCTCCGAATTCGACCGCCCTGCTTTGTGAACCTTCAGTCTCTCCTGACCATGTGCAAGGGCAACATGCTGGCTGATGTTGTGGCTGTCATCGGAAGTCTGGATATCGTGCTGGGTGAGATCGACAGGTGAGTCGGACAGGTCAGGGAAGTAACCAGGGAAATAATTAAGTAGGAACCAGCTTTATTATGAACGGTATATGGAGGTCGCAGTGAGCGAGGCAGCTGCAGCAAAAAAACCGGATGAACCCATTGATCTTAAGCCGGTTTACGAGATCCTGGACAGGCTTGCTGGTCAGAAGGGGATGCTCATTCCTATTCTTCAGCAGGTCCAGGATGCCTACGGCTACGTGCCTGAGGAGGCCGCCAACGCTGTGGCCGACGGTACCGGTAGTTATCGTAGTCAGGTTTACGGGGTCCTCACCTTCTACACCCAGTTTCACCTCAGCCCAAGAGGCAGGCACATAATCCGGGCCTGCGCCGGGACCGCGTGTCACGTCAAAGGCGGCGCGCAGGTGATCCACAGGATGGAAAATGAGCTGGGGGTCAAACATGGCGGGACCACGGCAGACCTGATTTTCTCCTTCGAGGAGGTAGCGTGTATCGGCGCCTGCGGATTGGCTCCGGTCATAATGATTGATCATGACGCCTTCGGAAACCTTGATCCCAATACGGCGGAAACGGTTCTCAAGAAGTTCCGCAAGAAGGCTCTTGCGGAAATCGAGGCCGAGGGCAGCGAGGGTGAGAAAAATGACGGCGGCGAAGATGCCTCCGGGGAGTGAGACGTTCCATGGCTAGCGACACCGGCGGACAGCGGATCTACATCGGGATGGGAACCTGCGGGCTGGCGACAGGGGCTGAAGGAGTCCTCACGGCTGTGCACGAAGGGTTCGACAAGCTCAAGATAGAGGTCCCCATCATCAAGACAGGGTGCATCGGCATGTGCTCCCAGGAAGTCCTCCTGGATGTGGACACTCCAGGCCGCGGAAGGGTGACCTACCGCAAGGTGGAGCCCAAAATGGTTGAGGAGATCCTCCAGAACCATGTTGTGGGCGGACATCCGATATCCGAGATGGCCTTCGGCCAGATCATCGGGGAGGGTGATTCAGCCTATGACGGGATCCCCAGCTACCAGGACCTCCCTGTCTACAAAAAACAGAAGAGGATCGTTCTCAGGCGCTGCGGGTTCATCGATCCCGATCTCATTGAGGATTACATCGAGACGGACGGTTATCAGGGCCTCGAAAAGGCAATAAAGACCATGTCGCCCGAGCAGGTGCGTGAGACGGTCAAGGCATCGGGTCTTCGCGGTCGTGGCGGCGGCGGGTTCCCGGCAGGTCTGAAATGGGAGTTCTGCGCCAACGCCCACGGTGACCAGAAATACCTTGTATGCAACGCCGACGAAGGAGACCCGGGGGCCTTTATGGACCGCAGTGTCCTCGAGGGTGATCCCCATGCGGTTCTGGAGGGGATGATCATCGCCGGTTACGCCATCGGGGCGAGTTACGGTTACATCTACTGCCGCGCCGAATATCCCCTTGCGATCAAGAGACTCCTGACAGCCATTGCTCTGGCTGAAGAGAAGGGTTATCTGGGAGACAATATTTTAGGCAGCGGTTTCTCCTTCGGGCTGCGGGTCAAGGAGGGGGCAGGCGCTTTCGTCTGCGGAGAGGAAACAGCTCTCATGGCCTCCATCGAAGGGAGGCGGGGTATGCCCCGCTCCCGCCCGCCTTTTCCCGCCGTCAAAGGGCTCTGGGGCAAGCCCAGCAACATCAACAACGTGGAAACATACGCCTGCGTGCCGCCCATAATCCTTAAAGGGGCTGAGAGCTACGCCGCGGTGGGCACCGAAGGCACCAAGGGCACCAAGGTGTTTGCCCTTACCGGCAAGATCATCAACACGGGACTCATAGAAGTCGTCGCGGGCACCACCCTGAGAGAGATCATTCACGAGATCGGAGGGGGTATCGAGGAAGGCCGTGCCTTCAAGGCCGCCCAGCTGGGAGGACCCTCCGGGGGCTGTCTCCCTGCAAAGCTGGCGGAAACCGCCATCGATTACGATTCCCTCATCCAGGCTGGAGCCATGATGGGCTCTGGCGGCGTCGTGGTCATGGACGAGACCGACTGCATGGTGGACGTGGCCCGCTATTTCCTCAAGTTCACCGCCGCCGAGTCGTGCGGAAAATGCGTTCCGTGCCGCCTGGGCACCAAGGTCATGCTGGGCATTCTGGAGAGGATCACGGAAGGCAAGGGGACCGAAGAGGATATAGCAAACCTCAAGGATCTCGGTGAGAACATCAAGAGCACATCCTTGTGCGGCCTCGGTCAGACCGCTCCCAACCCGGTCCTGTCCACCCTCAGATATTTTGAGGAGGAGTATCACGCCCATATCAAGGATGGGAAGTGCCCTGCCAAGGTCTGTACGGCACTTATCACCTATAAAATAACGGACAACTGTACCGGATGTACGGTGTGTGCCAAGAAGTGTCCAGTGGAAGCCATTTCAGGGGAGCGAAAAGAACTCCATACCATCGACCAGGAGCGGTGTACCAAGTGCAACATGTGTTATGAGGTGTGCCGCTTCGATGCCGTGGCGAAGGAATAGCGGGATATGACCGTCAGCCTGACAATAGATGGAAAACATGTTGAGGTCCCCAGCGGGACCACGATGCTCCATGCTGCCCAGAAACTGGACATCGATATTCCCACTTTCTGCGATCACAAGCATTTGGTTCCCTTCGGGGCCTGCAGGCTCTGTGTGGTGGAGGTAGAGGGGTCCGGCAAGCTGTTCGCTTCCTGCGTTACCCCGGTTTCCCAGGGGATGGTGCTGAACACAGCTACTCCCAAGGTAAAGCAGGCGAGGGAGGCCGTTATCGAGCTGCTCCTCACCTACCACCCCCTCGACTGCCCTGTGTGCCCCCAGTCCGGGCGCTGCCATCTTCAGGATATGGCTTTCGAGCACGGGAAGGATGCGAGCAGGTTTGGTCCCATAGAGGTGGAAAAGAAGATCGACTATCTTTCCCCTCTCATCGAGAGCAATCAGAAACGCTGTATCCAGTGCGGCAAGTGTGTCAGGATCTGCGACGAGGTGCAGGGCGAGGGGCAACTGGACTTCGTTCAGAGAGGGTTTGGAACGGTTGTCGAACCCAGCTTCGGCAGGGCGCTGGACTGCGAATTCTGCGGCCAGTGTGTCCAGGTCTGCCCGGTGGGCAGTCTTTACAGCCGGATTTTCAAGCACACCTCCCCTGTCTGGGAACTGACTCCCGTTCGCACCACCTGCCCATTCTGCGGTGTAGGCTGCACACTCAACCTCGAGGTCAAGAAGGACCGGATCTACCATGTTCTCGGGGTTGACGACGAGGGGACCAATAACGACGGCTTCCTGTGCGCCAAGGGCCGCTTTGGCTACGAATACGTGGGCCACCCTGATCGTCTCAAGACTCCTCTTGTTCGCAAGGGAGATTCTCTCGTTGAGGCCACCTGGGACGAGGCCTATCAGACTATAGTTGACCGCTTCAAGGCCATCATCACGGGCGGCCCATCTACAGTGGGGGGTATCGCTTCCGCCAGATGCACCAACGAGGAAAACTACCTTTTCCAGAGGTTTATCAGAACCGTTCTGGGTTCCGACAATGTGGATTCCGTGGCACGGTTCGGCCATGCCCCGGCTATGGAAGCGCTGAAAAAGGCTTTCGGGGTCGCCGCGCCCACAGATTCTCTGGCCGATCTGGACGACTCTGATCTGATCTTCGCCCTCGATGCCAATGTAACTGAAGATGCCCACATTGTGGGACTCAAGGTCCTGAAGCGGGCGCGGCAGGGAGGTGCCACTCTGGTGGTGGCCAACCCCCGGAAGATCAAGCTTGCCAACTTCGCAAACACCTATTTGAACATGAAGCCGGGAACGGCAGTGGCTCTGGCCAACGGGCTGATCCACGTGATCCTGGCCGAAGGGCTGGAGGACAAGGATTTCATTGCCTCCAGGGTATCAGGCCTCGAGAACATCAAGGAAACCACTGACGAATTCACGCCTGAAAAGGTTGAAGCACTCACAGGTATAAGCGCGAACAGTATCCGGGAAACGGCCAGAACGATCGCCGCGGCTTCCGCAATGACCATTATCCTCTCCCCCGCCTCCGGTTCCTATACAGGTGAGGACACCGTGGCAGCTGCCGCCAACCTCGCCCTGATCACAGGCAACGTGGGCAAGGCCGGGGCGGGTATCCTTCCCCTGTCCGAGTACAACAACGTGCAGGGCGTGATGGACATGGGAGCCCTGCCTGACAGTCTTCCTGGATACCAGCCACTTCCTGATGGATCCCAGCCTGGACTTGATGCAATGGCAATGATGGAAGCCGCTGCTGCTGGTGACCTCAAAGGGCTCTATATCATGGGGGAGAACCCCCTGACGGCTTTCCCCGACAGGGGACTGGTACAAAAGGCCCTGGAGAACCTGGATTTTCTGGTGGTTCAGGATATCTTCCTTACCGACACAGCCCAAATGGCTGATGTGGTGCTCCCGGCAACAGCCGGCCCTGAAAAGGACGGTACCTTCACCAACACCGACCGCCGGGTTCAGCGGGTCAGAAAAGCCATTGCGCCTCCAGGGAAAACCCGGGCGGACTGGAAAATTCTGTGTGAACTTTTCGAGGCTTTCGGACAGCCGCAGCCTTATGCCGGAGCGATGGAGGTCACCAGGGCCATCGCCAGTGAGATTCCCTCCTATAGGGGCATAACGCCCGAGCGGTTGGAGGCTGCCGGGCTGCACTGGCCTTGTCCAGGTGAAGATCATCCGGGTACCAGCTACCTCCACGGTGACGGTTTCCCCGGCGGTAAGGGGCAGCTCAGAGCAGTCAAACAGCAGGATGTGGGTGAACCTTCCACCGACTATCCACTCGCCCTGCTTTCGGGAATGATCCTCTTCCACTCCGGCACCACCACCAAGTGGGCCAAAGGCCTGAATGAACTGGCTCCCGAGGCAAAGGCAGAGATCAGCCCACTCGATGCAAAGGATCTCGGAATCGCCGATGGCGACCGGGTCCTCGTCAGCAGTGAAAAGGGGCAGATTGAAGCGGTGGCAAAGATTACACCGCGGAGTCAGAAGGGCGTGGTCTTTATTCCTGCCCACTACAGCAACATGTCTGTCAACTCCCTGATGACCAGTGACCCTGTAAGAGAGAAGACGATGACATACATTTCCATTTCACGTGTGGGATCATAAAAGGGCATCTTTATGGAGAACATCTGGCTTTACCTCCTGATATTGCTGCTGAAGATCATCGGTATATTCGCTGTCGCTCTGGGCGGCGTTGTGGTGATGAACTGGGTGGAGCGCAAGGTTTGCGGACACATCCAGCATCGGCACGGACCGCTTTACGTCGGTCCCATTGGCATTTTTCAGCCCATCGCTGACAGTATCAAACTGTTTCTCAAGGAGGACATTACACCCAGGAATGTAGACAAGCCTGTCTTTTACCTGGCCCCTCTCCTTTGTCTTACACCGGCCCTCCTCACCTTCGCTGTCATCCCTGTGGGGCCACACATCCTGATCGGCAACGTCAATGTGGGCCTGATATATATCCTTGCCATCTCATCCCTGGGAGTCTTCGGTATTATCATGGGCGGCTACGCATCGAACAATAAGTACGCCCTGTTAGGCGGACTTCGTTCCTGCGCCCAGATGATCAGCTACGAAATATCCCTCGGATTGTCCATCATTGGAGTCCTCATGTATTCGGGTTCTCTTTCCATGGTGAAGATCGTCGAGGCTCAACAGGGCCTGATATTCGGTTTTCTCCCCAACTGGTTCATCATCCCCCAGTTCCTCGGGTTTGCTATCTTTCTGGTTGCCATTTTTGCCGAAACCAACCGCCTGCCCTTCGACCTGCCTGAGGCGGAAAGCGAATTGGTAGCTGGCTATTTCGTCGAATATGGAAGCATGAGATGGGCCATTTTCATGCTTTCTGAATATGTCGCCATGATCTCCGGCTCCTGTGTAATGGTCACTTTGTTTCTCGGCGGATGGCTGCCTGTACCGATCATAGGACCGTTCATCGAAGGGCTGCTGCCGGCAGCCGTTGTCCTTTACGCTATGCCGGTGGTTTGGTTCATCTCCAAGGTGGCGTTTTTCATGTTCTTCTTTGTATGGGTAAGGTGGACCTTCCCGAGGCTGCGATACGATCAGCTCATGTCCCTGGGATGGAAGATCCTCCTGCCCCTGGCTCTTTTCAATATATTCATCTCGGGCATCATGAGGATGGCCCAGATAGGCTGATAAGCGGGAGATTGCTGTGGGATTGATGACTAATATCTTTCAGACAGATCTGATCAAAGGGCTCACCCTTACGTTACGGTATTTCTTTTCCAAGCCGGTGACCATGAGATACCCGGAGGTTTATTATGACCTTCCGGACAGGTTCCGAGGGGGCCAGGTCCTGAAACGGGACGAAAACGGCAAGGAACGCTGTGTAGGATGCGGGTTGTGCCCTGAAGTTTGCCCATCGGGAGCGATCACCCTGGAAACCTCCGAGGGCGAGGATCACGAAAAGGTTGTGGACAGTTATGTGATCGATCTGGGTCTTTGCATCTTCTGCGGTTTCTGCCAGGAGGTGTGCCCTGTGGACGCGGTGTTCATGGGCAAGGATTTCGAGCTGACCCTCACCGACCTTGCCAAGCTGCGAGTTACCAGAGAACAGATGCTCACCAAAGGGGAAGACCCCAAATACGATAGCCTTTAGGAGTACGGAAATGGGTCTGTACGACATTACATTTTACTATTTCGCTGTGGTGGTGGTTGTGACGGCTCTCCTGGCTGTCTCCAGACCGAACCCGGTCCATGCGGTGCTTTTCCTGATTCCCTGCTTTTTCCATGTTGCCGGGATCTTTGTGCTGCTGCAGGCTGAGTTCCTGGCTGTTGTCCAGATCCTGGTTCCGGCGGGAGCGCTCATGGTGCTCTACCTCTTTGTGGTGTTTCTCTTTAACCTCTCCGAGGTCAAGGGGATCAAATCGACCCACCGGCAATCGGTCCTGGCAGGGATCGTTGCCTTGATCATGTTCATACTTCTGGCAGTTCTGGCTGTTCGCGGCATTTTCCCCGGTCCTTTCCAGGGACTGGTGGAGAGCACTGCGGTGGAAAACACCGTTGCCGTGGGCGGGGCTCTTTATACAAGGTTCCTGTTCCCCTTTGAATTGGCCTCCCTGGTGCTCCTGGTGGTCATGTTCGGGGCAATGGTCCTCGCCAGAAGGGAGGAAAAAGAATGATCTCCCTGACACACTTCCTCGTATTGTCCGCCATCCTGTTCACTATCGGCCTGATGGGCGTGCTTATGAGAAAAAACGTCATCATAGTCCTGCTCTCGATTGAGTTGATGCTCACAGCTGTGAACTTGAACTTCATCGCTTTTTCCCACTATATGAAAAACCCTGTTGGACAGGTTTTCGTCTTCTTCGTCATGACCGTTGCCGCTGCAGAGACGGCTCTTGGGCTAGCCATTGTGGTGGCGCTGTTCAGGAATATTGAAACGGTCAACGTGGATGAGATCAACCAGCTGAAGGGCTAGGAGACGACCCGATGACTGATGCCATAGTCCTGGTTCCACTATTCCCCCTGTTGGCTGTTCTGGCTAACCTTCTTTTCGGCAGGAACATGTCCGAGAAGGCGGTCGGCATCATGGGCAGCGGCGCAGTGGGCGCTTCTTTTCTCGCGGCTGCGGCCTCCGTGTGGGGGCTGATCAGCCTGGACCCGGGCCACCGGGTTGTTGAGGTGATCCTTTACCAGTGGTTCAGCTCCGGAGTTTTCGCGGTTGACATCGGGTTCCTGCTGGATCCCCTTTCCTCTGTTATGATCCTCGTGGTTTGCGGGGTCGGGTTCCTTATCCACGTTTACTCCATAGGCTACATGCACAACGATAAGGGGTTTTCCAGGTACTTCCTCTACCTGAACCTGTTCGTGTTTGCCATGCTGCTGCTGGTTCTGGGAAACAGCTACCTTCTGCTCTTCGTCGGTTGGGAAGGGGTGGGTCTTTGCTCTTACCTCCTCATCGGGTTCTGGTACCATAAGGACAGCGCCTCCGAGGCTGGCAAAAAAGCGTTTATCGTTAACCGCATAGGTGACTTCGGGTTCATGCTGGGGATGCTGTTCATTGCCGTGACCTTCGGGACCCTCAACTTTACCAGGGTGTTCGCCGAGGCGCCCAATCATTTTCATACGGGTGATCCCCTTATTATCCTCATTACACTGCTGCTCTTCCTCGGGGCCTGCGGCAAGTCGGCACAGATCCCCCTGCACATCTGGCTCCCGGATGCCATGGAGGGCCCCACCCCTGTATCGGCCCTTATTCACGCGGCCACCATGGTCACGGCGGGTGTGTACATGGTCTGCCGCAGTCATGTACTTTATAACCTGGCTCCGGAAACTCTCCTGGTGGTAGCCGTCGTAGGGTGCCTCACGGCCTTTTTCGCAGGAACCATCGCCCTGGTCCAGAACGACATCAAACGTGTCCTTGCCTATTCCACAGTGAGTCAGCTCGGCTACATGTTCCTGGCCGCCGGGGTGGGTGCCTATACCGCGGCGATCTTCCACCTCATGACCCACGCCTTCTTTAAAGCGCTTCTCTTTCTTGGCGCCGGGAGCGTGATCCATGCCCTGTCCGACGAGCAGGATATCCGGAAGATGGGCGGGCTGCGGAAGATCATGCCCACGACATACAAAACCTTCGTGATAGCGTCCCTTGCCATCGCGGGGATCCCGCCCCTCGCGGGCTTCATGTCCAAGGATGAGATCCTTTATTCGACCTTTAATTCAACCCATCCGGGTATCGCGCCCATCCTTCTCTGGTCGATGGGGCTTCTCACCGCTTTCATGACGGCTTTCTACATGTTCCGCCTGGTCTTCAAAACTTTCCACGGGGAGTCTCGCATGGATCCTGAGGTAGAGGCCCATGCCCACGAATCGCCCTCGGTGATAACGGTGCCCCTTTCAATCCTCGCTGTCCTTTCAGCTTTCGGCGGGTTCCTGGGGATACCCATTTTCCTCAAGGCCAACGTCATACACAACTGGCTAGGCCCACTATTTGAGGCCGCAGGAGGGCATGGCGAGGAAGCAGGCGGGGTTGTCCATCACAGCCTCACCACCGAACTGGGCCTGATGGTTCTATCGGTAGCCGTCGCCACAGGAGGTATCCTCCTGGCACTGAACATCATTCTCAAGCGGCCCCAGGTGGCGGAGGGTGTCCGAAACAGCTTTGGCTTCCTCTACGACCTGTTCCTTAACAAATGGTGGGTCGACGAGCTTTACGAAATGGTTATCGTGGGGCCCTTGCGCTGGATAGCCGGGATCTTCTGGACTGAGTTTGATGGAAAAGGGATCGACGGGACACTCCACGGTATTGGCGGAGGAGCCCTGCGTTCCGGTGGGTTCCTTTCAAAGCTCCAGACAGGATTTATACAGAACTATGCTCTTTCCATGGCGGGAGGGCTTGTTTTTGTACTTCTGTGGGTGCTGTTTTAAAAGCAGAATCCAGGAGCCAGAATCCAGCCCTTCGACCAAGCTCAGGGTCCCGAGCCTGTCGAGGGAGAGCCAGTAGTAAAACAGGTTAATACTAACCAGGAAGAGCTATAAATGAG is a genomic window containing:
- the nuoD gene encoding NADH dehydrogenase (quinone) subunit D gives rise to the protein MARQEIMTINMGPHHPSTHGVLRVILELDGEVVVNAIPDIGYLHRGVEKLSESKKYLQVLPLTDRLDYIAAGSNNLAYILAVEKLLGIDVPRRAQYVRVAIAELSRIMSHLLWLGTHAADIGAVTMLMYTLREREDVLDLIEETAGTRLMPTYFRPGGVARDILPDFSAKITAFVNKMDIKIQEYERLLTKNRIWMGRTKGVGVINREDAISLGLSGPSARASGVDWDIRRDEPYEIYDELEFDIPVLPEGDVYARYLIRLEEMRQSLRILRQIVEKLPEGPFIESSARYVYPEKARVKKSMEAMIHHFKLVIDGLAPPVGEAYSTIESPKGEIGFYIVSDGSPKPYRLRIRPPCFVNLQSLLTMCKGNMLADVVAVIGSLDIVLGEIDR
- a CDS encoding molybdopterin-dependent oxidoreductase, whose amino-acid sequence is MTVSLTIDGKHVEVPSGTTMLHAAQKLDIDIPTFCDHKHLVPFGACRLCVVEVEGSGKLFASCVTPVSQGMVLNTATPKVKQAREAVIELLLTYHPLDCPVCPQSGRCHLQDMAFEHGKDASRFGPIEVEKKIDYLSPLIESNQKRCIQCGKCVRICDEVQGEGQLDFVQRGFGTVVEPSFGRALDCEFCGQCVQVCPVGSLYSRIFKHTSPVWELTPVRTTCPFCGVGCTLNLEVKKDRIYHVLGVDDEGTNNDGFLCAKGRFGYEYVGHPDRLKTPLVRKGDSLVEATWDEAYQTIVDRFKAIITGGPSTVGGIASARCTNEENYLFQRFIRTVLGSDNVDSVARFGHAPAMEALKKAFGVAAPTDSLADLDDSDLIFALDANVTEDAHIVGLKVLKRARQGGATLVVANPRKIKLANFANTYLNMKPGTAVALANGLIHVILAEGLEDKDFIASRVSGLENIKETTDEFTPEKVEALTGISANSIRETARTIAAASAMTIILSPASGSYTGEDTVAAAANLALITGNVGKAGAGILPLSEYNNVQGVMDMGALPDSLPGYQPLPDGSQPGLDAMAMMEAAAAGDLKGLYIMGENPLTAFPDRGLVQKALENLDFLVVQDIFLTDTAQMADVVLPATAGPEKDGTFTNTDRRVQRVRKAIAPPGKTRADWKILCELFEAFGQPQPYAGAMEVTRAIASEIPSYRGITPERLEAAGLHWPCPGEDHPGTSYLHGDGFPGGKGQLRAVKQQDVGEPSTDYPLALLSGMILFHSGTTTKWAKGLNELAPEAKAEISPLDAKDLGIADGDRVLVSSEKGQIEAVAKITPRSQKGVVFIPAHYSNMSVNSLMTSDPVREKTMTYISISRVGS
- a CDS encoding NADH-quinone oxidoreductase subunit C; its protein translation is MTVDWNRQNFSGSDPESHPAVTALRRELPSAVLEVGTSCGEVWAVVAPSDSIAVLTLLRDDPALLFNFLSDLTAVHWPKREGAEFDIVLQLYSISLRHRFRIKVRLAEGESTPTASGVWKTADWLEREVYDMFGIRFEDHPDPRRILNPDGFEGHPLRKEFPLQGRVRW
- a CDS encoding NADH-quinone oxidoreductase subunit NuoF codes for the protein MASDTGGQRIYIGMGTCGLATGAEGVLTAVHEGFDKLKIEVPIIKTGCIGMCSQEVLLDVDTPGRGRVTYRKVEPKMVEEILQNHVVGGHPISEMAFGQIIGEGDSAYDGIPSYQDLPVYKKQKRIVLRRCGFIDPDLIEDYIETDGYQGLEKAIKTMSPEQVRETVKASGLRGRGGGGFPAGLKWEFCANAHGDQKYLVCNADEGDPGAFMDRSVLEGDPHAVLEGMIIAGYAIGASYGYIYCRAEYPLAIKRLLTAIALAEEKGYLGDNILGSGFSFGLRVKEGAGAFVCGEETALMASIEGRRGMPRSRPPFPAVKGLWGKPSNINNVETYACVPPIILKGAESYAAVGTEGTKGTKVFALTGKIINTGLIEVVAGTTLREIIHEIGGGIEEGRAFKAAQLGGPSGGCLPAKLAETAIDYDSLIQAGAMMGSGGVVVMDETDCMVDVARYFLKFTAAESCGKCVPCRLGTKVMLGILERITEGKGTEEDIANLKDLGENIKSTSLCGLGQTAPNPVLSTLRYFEEEYHAHIKDGKCPAKVCTALITYKITDNCTGCTVCAKKCPVEAISGERKELHTIDQERCTKCNMCYEVCRFDAVAKE
- a CDS encoding NADH-quinone oxidoreductase subunit B, which encodes MSKNPTKIYKGPGPKEANILLTSSSVVMNWAQRSSLWPLTFGLACCAIEMISAAAARYDMARFGWEVFRASPRQADLMIVAGTVTNKMAPVVKKLYDQMAEPKWVIAMGSCATCGGVFQTYSVVPGVHNIIPVDVYIPGCPPRPEALIHGIMTLQMQIDGQVNFAAKPRRIAPGYIGPTKKEEAV
- the nuoE gene encoding NADH-quinone oxidoreductase subunit NuoE, which translates into the protein MSEAAAAKKPDEPIDLKPVYEILDRLAGQKGMLIPILQQVQDAYGYVPEEAANAVADGTGSYRSQVYGVLTFYTQFHLSPRGRHIIRACAGTACHVKGGAQVIHRMENELGVKHGGTTADLIFSFEEVACIGACGLAPVIMIDHDAFGNLDPNTAETVLKKFRKKALAEIEAEGSEGEKNDGGEDASGE
- the nuoH gene encoding NADH-quinone oxidoreductase subunit NuoH codes for the protein MENIWLYLLILLLKIIGIFAVALGGVVVMNWVERKVCGHIQHRHGPLYVGPIGIFQPIADSIKLFLKEDITPRNVDKPVFYLAPLLCLTPALLTFAVIPVGPHILIGNVNVGLIYILAISSLGVFGIIMGGYASNNKYALLGGLRSCAQMISYEISLGLSIIGVLMYSGSLSMVKIVEAQQGLIFGFLPNWFIIPQFLGFAIFLVAIFAETNRLPFDLPEAESELVAGYFVEYGSMRWAIFMLSEYVAMISGSCVMVTLFLGGWLPVPIIGPFIEGLLPAAVVLYAMPVVWFISKVAFFMFFFVWVRWTFPRLRYDQLMSLGWKILLPLALFNIFISGIMRMAQIG
- a CDS encoding NADH-quinone oxidoreductase subunit A, which encodes MLGFLPILIYVAVVVVLGVGMLIGSEILGRLAGRRYPTSEKESTYECGMIPFKDARQRFDVRFYLVAMLFILFDIEVVFLYPWAVLFGKFNPILFGFVEMIIFIMILLLGYAYIWRKGALDWR